One genomic region from Asterias amurensis chromosome 7, ASM3211899v1 encodes:
- the LOC139939859 gene encoding large ribosomal subunit protein uL1-like — MSKVTREALYEAVDKVVKGSKASKRGFLETVELQINLKNYDPQKDKRFSGTVKLRSIPRPKYRVCVLGDQQHCDEAKANNIPCMDTEALKKLNKNKKLVKKLAKKYDAFLASEALIKQIPRLLGPGLNKAGKFPTLVTHSDQLVTKVEEVKATIKFQMKKVLCLAVAIGNVSMSDDDLVSNIALGINFLVSLLKKNWQNVRSLYIKSTMGRPQQVY, encoded by the exons ATGAG taaAGTGACACGCGAGGCCCTTTACGAGGCCGTGGACAAAGTCGTCAAAGGGAGCAAGGCCAGCAAGAGAGGTTTCCTCGAGACCGTTGAGCTGCAGATCAACCTGAAGAACTACGATCCACAGAAGGACAAGCGTTTCTCCGGCACTGTCAA gtTGAGGTCCATCCCTCGTCCCAAGTACAGAGTATGCGTCTTGGGAGATCAGCAGCATTGTGATGAAGCCAAGGCCAACAACATTCCTTGCATGGACACAGAGGCTCTGAAGAAActgaacaagaacaagaagcTTGTCAAGAAACTAG CCAAGAAGTATGACGCTTTTCTGGCCTCCGAGGCACTCATCAAGCAGATCCCTCGTCTTCTTGGTCCTGGGCTCAACAAGGCTGGCAAGTTCCCCACGCTGGTCACCCACTCTGACCAACTGGTCACCAAGGTGGAGGAAGTCAAGGCAACCATCAAGTTCCAGATGAAGAAG GTCTTGTGCCTTGCCGTTGCCATCGGTAATGTCTCCATGTCTGATGACGACCTGGTCAGCAACATCGCTCTGGGTATCAACTTCCTTGTGTCTCTCCTGAAGAAGAACTGGCAGAATGTACGCTCTCTTTACATCAAGAGCACCATGGGAAGGCCACAACAGGTGTACTAA